TCGAAAACCAGAGGAGTTTCGGCCTCTCTGTATCGTTTATACTGCTGTAAATTTCCATTATGTTTTTCTCGATTTTGCTGAAGTATTCATTAGCCATCTCATCCCTATCTGTCAATGCTCCGAAGAACTTTACCCATTCAGCCCTGCCCAGCGGATCGGTCTCTTTCCATTCGCTATCGATGATGTACGGTATCTTAAGTTCCTCAAGCTTTCTCCTCACGTTTTCGTTGTACTCAGTAACGTAAATAACAACAAGATCCGGTTTTAGTTCGAGAATTTTTTCGTAATCAGGAGCGCTTGGCGTACCGACGTCGGCAATTTTTCCCTTTTTCAACCTTTCTTCAATGTCTTTAAAGTACCATTTATACCTGCCACCCCACATAATACCTGAGATGCAATCGGTTGCATTTATCGCCTCAAGCTGTGCCACATGCGTGGACGACATCAAGATAATTCTTTTTACGGGGATCTTTATCGGAATACCTGCAACGTCCGGTTTTTTGTTTTTGTATAGAATATAATCTGTCCACTTCCCGTCGTATCTCACCCGCAGAATCTTGTAATCTTTGTGATACTCTATGTCGAAGTATTTGGCGTATTTTACAGTTTTTGCCGAGTGTTCGCTTACATGCTGAACACATCCGAGCACAGCCAAGGCTATTATTATGCCTGCCAATATTTTCGGATTCATTGACACAATATCAAATGTATTTGATTTATAAATCCTTCGAACATTAGTACCTCCTGAAGGGACAGCTTTCTGTTTCGATGTTGGCAAAGGCTAACGTGGGACAGGTAAACGATTCTGTACCGTCCGGAGCAACAAAAATAGCCTTTCCCTGCATTGCCGCACATTTGAGATTTAAAACCTCTTTAATGGTATTTTTGAATCTAAGCCCGTATCCGCAAGCTTCGCTGTACCGTATTGCACCCCGTATGAACGTCGTGTCCGGCAGAGAGATATTTCTACCTCTCCCCACTGGTTTAAAACGTCAAAACTTACACTCTTCGCTCCGAAGGCATAGACCATGTCGATGAGGTCTCTGAGATACCTCTGGTTGTAAGGTGTAACGACGCATGTAATACCGTAATTGACGTTTTGACTTTTCAAGAGCATCATCGATCTCAGGACGTCTCTTGTCGATCCTTCTCCATTTGCGTATGGTCTGAG
This region of Archaeoglobus neptunius genomic DNA includes:
- a CDS encoding ABC transporter substrate-binding protein is translated as MNPKILAGIIIALAVLGCVQHVSEHSAKTVKYAKYFDIEYHKDYKILRVRYDGKWTDYILYKNKKPDVAGIPIKIPVKRIILMSSTHVAQLEAINATDCISGIMWGGRYKWYFKDIEERLKKGKIADVGTPSAPDYEKILELKPDLVVIYVTEYNENVRRKLEELKIPYIIDSEWKETDPLGRAEWVKFFGALTDRDEMANEYFSKIEKNIMEIYSSINDTERPKLLWFSIWKGNVYVPRGGSYVAKAVEYAKADYVFRDLNGSGSAKITLEDLLLKGNDTDVAVYSSYTVKSIEDLLRIDSRLSEIKAIRDGRIYRISDDYWQLGILHPDVIVKDLAAMCHPDKFQGYKPRFFIRLT